Sequence from the Ooceraea biroi isolate clonal line C1 chromosome 5, Obir_v5.4, whole genome shotgun sequence genome:
TCTCGATCTCCCCCGCGCACGTTCGACGAAAACGTGGGAACATCCCCAGATGGATTTCCTTCAGAAATCAAAATAGAAATCGTCCCGCAAGTatgttcaattaattaatccgtGATCATCGATGTCTGTTTCATGAATTCGGATGCACGTCACCAAGGAAGACTCGTACGCAGCTCTTTCTGTCCAATTTGCCAATCGGTATGCGAAACTGTCGCGCGATCGCATCGTCGAACGTGCGCGAGGACTTCCGGGAGCCGCAAGACTCACGAAGCTAAATGACCGGCCTCGCGGATCGCTGTGCCTCCTTCGCGAAAGGGCAGTAGATGCAGACAGTCTTTAAGTTTGGCCTTCCTGGATGTGTGCGTAATCGACTGAATCCACTCCGAACAAGAGTATAAAAAACAAGGCAGTTTCAAGTTTGGCCCATCAGATCGTTTAAACTAACGCGCTCTCGAAAGCGATGGAGAGCACGTGGATAAATCGAAAGGCCGAAGAGATAAATTGAGAAGAAGAACGCCGTATGGTCGCAGGGCGAAGGAGACGGTCCCATTCCGCGAGGCGGGCCACGAATCTTCGTCCGTAATCACGATCTCGAGATGATATCATAACGCGCGTACACCTTACTTCGGTAATCGAATCTATCTACTCGCGACGACGTCTAATTTCTATCGTAAATCGTTGCAAATTGGACCGACGACAGCACCGGGGGAAGAGTTAGCGTAGCGCTTCATTTCCGCGTCTCTCGGCTGCTTTCCTCGCGGCCGCCGGCTATCGAGAGAGAGGCGGAAGAGACCACGGAAGATGATGATTTTACAGGTTACACTGCCACAGTATCGTAGGGTGTGAGGAGTCCCCCGTGACCGCCGTGGGGGCTGCCGGTTTGCCGGCCGGGAGCTTCGTTTCTGCAACACAAACCTGCATTTTTGGCATCCGACGACGACCAAGCTGACGTTACGACTCCAACGCAAGTCCAACGATTGCCCTCGCGTGCAGACGTCTTCCGCGCGTTCTCGCACTCTAATCAGATCAGGAAATTTAAATAGCGCGTCTTTAATTTCTAAACGGTTTTTTGTTAAACAGACAGGCCGAGATACCTGACGAATCTCCATGAGAGAGGAAATGTTATACGAAAGAGAGATCTGCACGCGAATTTGGCGAGTGCATGCTATAACAACAGCCAGAGCAGTGACGACGGCaacgatatttaattatgcgatgaatgaaataaaatataaagatgatGATCGTAGGCATGTCAGTCGTTAGTAGCATCGCAGCAGTCCGGATAGAGGTTCAGTAGTAGCGGTGACAGTGGCAACACACAGCTGTAGTGGGAATCGGCGTTGCTTGACGTACTTGTATCGCATTCTATTCATTACTCGGATTAGTTACACAGCTACACGTTACACACTGTTAATAGTCGAAGGCCAACCGCATTAATCGAAGCTACATGCAAACACATGATCATATCGGTAAAGCGTTTCTCGGTGGAGAACTTGGGGGACTCGGTCATGTCCGTAAGCAACGTTCTGGAGGATCGTCTACTCTGATCGTCGCAAAACAAATCGAGTGATAGGTCGAACTTTTAAATGGGATATGATGAAACTCAGTGGAAAAATGGTGTACGACGCATCTCAAAAGCATCTCTTCGCAAGTCTTTAACAGTTCTTTGTACATCCTGATTTCGATTATGTTTGACAAACTTACGGCTTCCTGTGTAATTAGCCATGAAACAAGAAAAGATCAGACGTACGTTAAACAGACAATCAGACACATTGAATGTTCGAGGCTCTTTGAAAGTCTAGCGAACCACCGTGCACTCGACGCTCGGTCATTCAAATCACGTACTCGAGTGACCGAGTAAGAGAAAGTGAGAACACGAATTGAGAGAACTCGTTACCGAACTCGATGCAGCTTGATCCTCCACGGAGGAAGATAGAGATGAGAGCCGGATCGCGGTCGAGCGACCGCAACGAGCGATCGTGAGCGATCGTCGCTGAATTCGAAAAACGTTCTTGCGGGAAAAGCGTTTCGATGAACGCGTATCCCTCTCGCGGGAGGGAAACGATCGCTCGAGACACAGCGGCGGAAATAATGGTGTAACGCCATTAAAGACCGTCCACCGTTAACCAAGCTCACTCGCGCTCTACTGACCTCTCTATGAGTTTACGCATCTCCTCGGTGGTCATGCCGTCCTTGCCGCGAGCATTCACTGAAATAGAAAAACACACGGCACGATTGACACAACGATTAAACTACTACGACAACACGTAACATGCAATTTGTGGAAGCGATGAACCATtagagaatttaaaaaaattgaaaaaaaaagaagagtaaaGACACATAAATCCACGGCGAGTCTTCTCCATTCGCGACTCGCTCGCCATGCGATATACGTCCGCATAATGAGCCGCCGATACGCCTAATGATGCGTAGTGCATAGTAAAACGAGCATCTGTAGTAATGGAGCTGAATCGGAGTGATGCCTCAGGGAGGGAAGCATGTCGCCAGACTGACGAGGATCGAACGGGGAAGGGCGAGCCCTTAGGCTCCTCCCGATCAAACCAAGTCAGGTCTCGGCTTCATGGTCTGGCCTCCGGCTCGTTCTCCGACTAATCGCGAATTTTTCTACTGACCGCCGTAGTTGCGGTTGACAAGCTGATCACGGTCGCACTCGGCCTCGCTGATCTCGTTGCTCTCCTTGCTGTCGTTGAAGCTGGAATTGTTCTGATCCTGGTGGTTCCTCGGCGGCGGTGGAGGCGGTTCAGGCGAGCCAGAAACGGGAATGTTGCGAATTGATCCTACGCTGCGACGTCCGACAGATCCGCGAGATCCGTAATGATCGTAGGGTGCGCCGTATTGCGATCCGTACTGCGATCCATACTGGTCTTCCTCGGGTGCGCAATTGGCCGGGTCGTCGTATTCGGGCGAGAAGACGTTGTGGGTACCGCTGCCGCCTCCTTGGGATGGTACTCGAGAGTAGCGGCCGTTCTGACGAGGCTGTGGAAACGATCGATCGTGACTTTAACAATGTTTGCTGACGGAGCGAACGTAATTTGCGAAATAAAtggattttataaatgttctGCGAGAGCACAGAATGTTTTCGTTTGCGATGCGCATATTGCTCTTGCGGACTTGCGAATGAGAGGTAAGATACCATGGATTGAGATCCGGAGCGACTGTGAGCGGAAGCGTTGGTCGGATGTCCTACGGGTGGTCCCATGGTGCCGGAGTGACCGTTTCCTGGGTGAGGGAATGTCTGAAACTGCATGGCCTTACTTGGATCCATCTCCTCGCGGAATCCCAGAAGGTGGAAGGTCGCATACGGGCAGATCTCATCCTCCATACCTGCAAATGGGCAATCAAGCAGGGTAGACTCTGCCGTTATGGGTGAGAAATCTAGGAGACGGGATTTGTTGAACGATAAAGATTGCTTCGACGGTGTCTCcttgtgtataaaaaaacCATCGCGATGATTTCAGATTTACTTCGAAACGGAACAAGATTGTGAGAGCAATCTTTCCCTCGACTGAATTCACATGCGCCTTCTATCGCGGATTTAAACGAGGCAGAAAGGAAACTTTACTCACTTTAAGTTTCTTCTTTCCTCGATTCTCTCGTTCTACATTTATGAGAACTTTAAATCTTCCATAACTGATCATgcgtattaaaaaatgtgtttGAATAGACTTGAGTCCATTGACGCCCGATTCATCTTATCGATCAGTCACGTAATCTTTATTAAACacgtataaatttattctgcgattaattaattaacattttacacTTCGCTGTTATGTAGATGAGCAATTAACCGAAACCTTAAATCGATATGACGATAACGGGCACACGGAGACCTTGAAAGATCTTCTCGAAAGAtgatgaatgaatgaatgtaATTCCTTTCTACATGGTATTCGTGTTGTCTGTCGGCGTGCTATGAGCGCAAGCATGCGAAAACGTGCAACATCGAGTGACGTGCCGGAATTAAAATGACACGAGGGTTCAAGTGGTACGGGTGGGGGACTTACGAAGACCGAGCTGGGACCGAGCCAGCAACGTCAGCCGGTTCCGGCCTGCGATCATCGATCGGGCGAATGCCGGATACCCCCATGAACCGAAATTGCTATTACCAACCTCTGTGCGGGAGACCTTCTGCGCTGCCCATACGTGGTGGCGGCGGGCATCTTCTGTTGGGCACGTAGTGACTCAATTCCTCATACATGTGCCGTCTCGGATCCCACGTCGAGTGACTCCTTACCGAGCCAGTTCCACCTATCGAACACATACTACAAAGGTCGTACGACACGCTGGTGCCTACCAAGATTCGTTTTACCAACCGACCAACCCTGTTCCCTTTGGCTGGCTCGAGACTCGGGGGGGATGTCTTTTTgtctttcttgtttttttctttctttcctaaAGACACGATTGTTATATGCGAATCGGCATTATACTCGACACTCGTTAGGCACCAACGGCGTGATAAGCGCAAACAAATAGGAACAAATGAACGAATAATGGTCTCCGCTGGGACACACACCTCGGTAATGTAAGAACGAATAACGTGAGAACATTTCGAAGCGAGAGGCGAGCGAAAAATAGAAACTGGCAATGATGTATGATCGTGTGTCTGGCATGGGAGTCTGTGAGGCGTTGAATCGGACGTTATGTGTGCGAATCGACGTTGTATCCCTTGAGAAAAGATGAAAGAAGGAACTATCGTGCCGATGCGACAACAACTAGACAAGAATAATGGAAACTCGTCTAAAAGGTAAGTGTTGGCAGTTGTGGCTTACTTATAACTGTACCTCGCTTGATACGATCGCAGGTGTTGTAATTGGAACCGGGTACCGGTGGCAGCTTGCGATTCGGTGGAGCAATGTACCCCAGTTCGTCCCGGAGATCGGATCTGCGTTTGTCCAGGGTTGCACCGCCAACTCCAGTCTGCTGATAGACTACGTCATCTGGAATAGCGGCACAGTATAGCAAATGTCAACGTGAGCACGATGCTTGTGCTTTTATGTTGCAATGCATTATGCCATCACCCACGCTTGTGCAACAAAGGAAAAACTGGGAAGGAGAGAATCGAGAGAGGATCGCTCGGGAGGATGGCAAGACTAGGGTGGCCGACGCGTGGATCGATCGTCGAGAAACATTGACGAGCTGGTGAACATAATTACACTTTGTTCTCGAGAACCTGCAGCTGATTAAAAAAGCACTTGCAAAATTCCCAGCGCGTTTCCCGACGAGCCTCCATCGTCCTCATGCGACTTAGCGAGtaaaagtaagaaaaaaaaattggtATACATTGTCCCTCGTAATATTTCTCGTCGGCTGAAGAGATACCTCGCAGCCGTGTTTGCTCCGGACCTCGAGTTCGCCTCGAGAGCGCCACGCAAATCACAACTATTCCTACTATTATGACAACGACCGTTGCGCCGACCGGCACCACCACGTTTACGTCGAGCCAGCTGGGCAACCACGGGAAGTAACGCCTGACATCCGCGGTGTTGTCGCCGTTACCGCCGTTACGTACGGGAGGTGCGATCGTGCCTGCACGAAGAGAAAAACGGACGGAAGACGATTAGAGTGCGGTATGCAATTACCTTTATCGCTACCGTGACTCTTCCCCCTGAGGAAGCACATCACGATGACGGCAACGAAGATAACGAGAATCGCCGCCGCCACGGGAACGATCAGATTTAAGTTAGCCatgaaaattttcatcgggtcgtcgtcgttgccacCACCGTTCACGTCCGGTAGCTCGCGGGCCGGTGCAATGGTGCCTGGAACAGAAAACGTTTCGGCAACCGCTCAATCCAGCCACCATTGGCACCGCCAGCGCGAACTGACAGACAGACTCACCCTAGTAGCACAGTACATTGGCAATACGTTGGCtaaatattgattacattGGGAATATCTTGGTCAATATTTCCCAATGCAAAGCTAATATTGgttattaacaaaatgcaATTGCACTGCCAATATTGTAGTGCCCATGACAACACCAATTAGTTatcaaataaatgtaattgtgCTGCCAACATCATTACACCCATGAATTTTGGTGAAGTCCATCCTTTTTATATCTATTCTAATCCTATTCtataataacttataataACAATTCTAATCctataaaaacaaaagtgaTACTTTATCATATCAATTAACGGTTAATCAAtttagtattaataaatagagGATAGTTTAATTAGacttacataaaaaatacgcATATATATTGCTTAAAAACGTAATTATATACTGTTACGTACAGTTCAATTACAATGTCTTTAAAGAGACGTactaaatggaaaataataaatgaaagagTTAAAAAACATGTAGCAATACTTGAGACACAGGATAAGGAAACAAATAGTGCTAGATAGAAGAATAGAAGAATTAATTAGGTCAAAATACTCTAAAGAATCTCTTAATTCTGACTTGTATAGCATAACCAGCAATTTAATCAATATGAATTTTGTGAgtgaatttaataaatgaggATGAATGTATAAATTctaattgcattaataatgAATCTGACAGCTCATGTTCTTCTAttgagtattatttatttgaagatGATTTTAATGAAGCAAGTTTTCATGACAATAATACTTAGGTATAGAAGTTTTGTTTCTAGAGATTATTTCGAAGAAATTACAAGATGCATCAAAaagtgaaatttaaaaaaaatatcgaagtTTCTTGCAGAAAGCGGGgacagagaagaagaaaggaaagagagaacatAATAAACGTGATAAggttaataagaaaaataagattttttattaataagattattaataagatattttatatgctaAAGAGTATTGTTATCAAAgagtaacattattttcttattaaaatactttatgtttttttttattttattattatatattaatacatatataatattatatattatgcttATAAGAATGTTTATAAACTTTCGTAAAACAAAtaaactgaataaaattaaaaattagaaaattattgaactatatacctttaattttttgtacgtatttattttttgtttgttgAAATTGTTTGGCATTTTATACAACAGgctcgatatttaataatgtattttgtagccaataatgaattatatatatttataaaggaCCCTGCACAAATCTTATGGGAAATGGATCCCAGTCGAATCggctgaaaatttaatattggcCAAAAAAGAAAGTTGTTtactttacaatattaattcaatattagAAACTGATCTGTATCCAATGTAAAAAACTTGGATATGTATTAGCCAATCTTGgcaaaaaaatgaaagtaatCTATTGGTCCaataacaaaattcaatattggcTAAAAAAGAGAGCGCCTACTTTACACTATTGGAGCAATGTGGGAAATCACTACATAGTATAGTGGACTGACAAAGATCGAACCTTCTAAGATTCCTTCGTTCCTTCGAAGTCtttcgaagcttcgaaaaaGTAACAGTCCTACTATATACCCAACAACATGAAAGATTGGACATATGTTGTTGCAATGCAGTTGTGCTACTAAGGTCATCCTCGTACTCACCGCCAGTCACCGTCAATGTTGCGAATTCGTACTCAGCCACAGCGAAGCCGGCATTGTTGTGAGCCGTGACGCGCAAGTAGTACCAGCTAGCCGGATCCAGGTCCAACACTACGAAGTTACCGCCCGGCTTGACGTTGTTCGAGACCTGGTTCCATTCCTGCTGATGCCTGGAGAACGCGAAACACGCATCTTTAACTACCGACTCCGACTACGTGGACCGGGTGTGCCAAACCGCCGCGTTCTATCGTTTCTTTATCGTCTTACTTCTTTTTGTGCTCGACGACGAAGTACAGCATGGGACAGCCACCGTCCGACCAGGCGCTCAAATGCAGGGTGATGCTGTTCGTGGATACCTCGATGAATCTCGCCGCTTCGGGGATGATCGGCTTCGAGCCCTTCGTACGTGTGTTTAGGATGTCTGAGGGATCGCCAGTACCAATTCTGCGAATGATTCTCGTAAGTAAAATTCTCTGTGACGTTAATTAGAGCAGTTTTGGTAATTAAGTTACCCATTATATGCCGTAACGTAGATCTGATAACGGGAACCACACCACAGGTTTTCAAGAGTGTATTTCTGCGCCGTGGAGCTGATCTGAACGGTCTCCCAGTCACCGAATTCGGGTTTATAATGAATCGTGTAGCCATGGATCGGTGCATTGTCGGTGGGATGCGGGCGCAGCTTCATCGTCAAGGAGTTTGTGGTGGTTGCGGTAAGAGTGACTTGCGGCGAGTGCGGGGGAGCTGTATACAGaccattaattttattaaaattcgaaatgtttctataattttattaaattcattattgaCAGTATTAAACCTgaagtattaattttttaatagataaaattgaaaatttgcatCCACGTACCGTGAACGACCAACTGATGAGTCACGGTGTCGTGTCCGAAGGAGTTTTCAACGTAGCAAGAGTATTCGCCAGCATCAGCGCGGTCGACTTCCTTGATAAATAGAGATCCCTCGGGCAGCTGTCTCAATCGATCACTCGGCTGGAGAGTGGCACCTCGTACCTTCCACGTTACTTCCGGTGCGGGCACGCCAACGGTGAGACACGGCAGCTTCACGTCTTCCTTGTACGTGGCGGTGAATTTGTCATCGAACGACGCGATCTTCGCCGGTACtatgagaataaaaattaaagtataaCAATTTACTTATGATCAGttctgaaaaattataatcgGTTTGTTTCGATTTCTCTCaagatattgtaattaaataagagttagaaatttacttatttgaattttattcaattttaaaaagaaaaaatttaccTCGAACGCTAGGTCCTAGCGTGACGATCTTGGAAGCTTCTCCTTCGCCGATATTCGTGCTAGCAGTCACCCAGAACTCGTATCTGCGTTGCTTATCCAGTCCAGACGCTTCGTGAGTGAGTTGATTCGGCGGTACCTTCTGACTGGTAGGTTCCTCTGCGTTATCGGCCTTGGTGTAAACGGTATATTGAGAAATAACTCCGTTGGGCTGGCTGGGTGGGCGCCATGAGATGAGAATGGATTCCGCGGACATGACCAGAGCTTTAATGGCGATCGGAGCTTCGGGTGCTGGAAATTAGCGCAGAAAATACTAGTAAACTAATGTATTCCATTAAAAAATGcctgataaataaattttaattaccgtCTTGTTCGGTCTGGCAGTGAATCGGTGCGGATTTGACGCCGTCTCCGCCGGAAGTGAAGGCCAGAACTTGCATGCTGTAGTTCGTATACTTTTTCAGGCCGTGCAGAATGGTCTCGCTGGAAGACGTGATCTTCGTGTCCTTCGTGTTCTCGTCATACCACGTGTCGGAGGGTCCATAGATTACCTGAAATAAGTATTTAAAGATTCTATCGTGAAAgatttttacatctttttcttctcaaGTCGCGCTTTTACTAACTTTGTAGCCGGTGATCACGCCATTGGCCGCGATGAGAGGTGGTGACATCCAGGACACTCGAATAGTCTGAGATGTTAGAGTTGTGCAAGTGGTGTCGTGAGGTGGTTGCTCAGGTACGCCCTCCGCTGTGTGCTGTCTGCGTTCTTCGCTCATAGGGCCAGAACCGACCTTGTTGAACGCCTGAACCACCACGCCGTACTGCGTATAAGTCTTGAGGTTCATGATCTGCAAGTGGTGCTCCTTTCCATCTTCCTTGGAGAACTCGACGGTCTCGAACATGTACGGCTTGTCGGCTGATTGTCTATATCCAACGTAGTAACCAAGAATCTCGCCGTTCCAGTCTTCGCGTGGCGGCGGTTTCCATGTTACCTgggtaattcataaaaattgcataaaattatgtaatttagttatttaattatcgcaattcgtattaatttacttaattcgattgatttaatttagtttatcGTGTTATTGTAGTTTTGAAGCCACAATTGCAACCGATCGTTACCTTAAGCGTGTGCTGATCGAGAGCGTCCACTTTGACGGAAGTCGGCGGGCCGCTAGGCGCTTCCTCGGCCGTGATGATCGTGACTGTGTCGGAAGGATCGGACGTGCCGATTTCGTTCTCAGCGACGATTCGGAGGTGATACGTGGTCGCGGGCCTCAAGTTGAACACTCCGGCTACATTCTGTCGAGAGCCAGGTACGAGCACTCGGTCGATGTCGGTTTCCCAGGAGCCCTTACTGATCTTGTACTCGATGACGTATCGCGTGATCGGGCTATTTCCATCGTAAGGCGCGGCCCATGATAACTGCACCGAACGCCCCGATTTATCCAACACCTTGAGACCATAGGGGACTTCCGGCACctctataaaaaattgtgcgAATTACATCGACATTCcagacatttaaaaaatatttactgatATTAATCGCATAAACCAACCTTGTACGATCATATTGATGCTGGTGTCGTCGCTGCCGAAGGCGTTCGTGGCCACGCAGGTGAACAACGCGGAATCGGTTCTCTCGGTTCGTTTGATGCTCAAGTCGGACAGCACTCCGTTGGCCAAGATCTCTTCGCGAATAGTGTAGCGAGGATCGCTCTTCGTGTCCAGTCTCTTGTTGTTCATGTTCCATAGAATGCCGATCGGTTTCTCTCCTTGCGCCTCGCATTGCAATACGGCTGGCTCTCCGCGACGAGCAGTCTGGTTTCGCAGTTTGATCTCGAATTGCGGAGGGGCTGAGAGATTGCAAGAGGGCACAACGTACAAAACTCGCCAGAAATAACAACGAGATGCGAGAGGTTactgaaatatcgaaaactCGAACCTTGAACCGAGATGAGAATGACGGCGGACAGGCCAGATCCGATGCCGTTGACAGCCTCGCAAAGGTAATAGCCTTCGTTCgtcttttgaatattattgATCGAGAGGGTGCCATCCTCCACGCTGATGTCGGGGTTGCTCAGTTTCAGGTCGGTGTAATCTCCCGGCGTATCCCCTGCGAAGCGGAATAAATTGACAATTAACGCTCGTGACTGGATTAAGAGACCGGCGTTTATCAGATCGTGGATTTGATAAGCGCGACTCACCAGCAGCTCTCTTCCATGTGACTTGCGGCTTGGGGAATCCGTCGGCTTTGCATTCGACTCGTGCGTCAGATCCCTGAGCGAATGCCTTATCAGTGGGCTCCAGAATCCAACGTGGAGGTACTGTTACAGAACAAACAGATTA
This genomic interval carries:
- the LOC105287780 gene encoding Down syndrome cell adhesion molecule-like protein Dscam2 isoform X11, with the translated sequence MRNQVKISELCEAGIRMWREPPGGGCKTPTHVIAMLLLAAFLALTTVVSAEDESMGPVFVKEPPNRIDFSNGTGAVVECQARGNPQPDIIWVRSDGTAVGDVPGLRQVLPNGNLVFPPFRAEDYRQEVHAQVYSCLARSSAGSVHSRDVNVRAVVTQPYNPEILTEYVIRGNSAILKCSIPSYIAEFVTVEAWIREDKEVYLPEDPAVVQDGKYLVLPSGELHIRDVGPEDGYKTYQCRTKHRLTGETRLSATKGRLVITEPIGSKAPAFAGDAKLSLLVRRANMDVSLPCNAQGHPPPVSRWYKFIEGTSRRQPVQLNERVRQVSGTLIIREARVEDSGKYLCIVNNSVGGESVETVLTVTAPLTAEIEPSTQTIDFGRPATFTCTVQGNPIKTISWLKDGKPLGLEDRVLRIESVKKEDKGMYQCFVRNDQESAQATAELKLGGRFEPPQIRQAFAEETLQPGPSMFLNCVASGNPTPEITWELDGKRLSNTERLQVGQYVTVNGDVVSHLNISSIHTNDGGLYKCIAASKVGSAEHSARLNVYGLPFIRHMDKKAIVAGETLRVTCPVAGYPIESIVWERDTRVLPINRKQKVFPNGTLIIENVERMSDQATYTCVARNAQGYSARGTLEVQVMVAPDIAPFVISEKPANWGETVTATCTVLKGDHPIQIEWALNGEPISHDFSDITIVTNKRVSLLTIDAVTASHAGEYTCVATNAAGGTSYSASLAVNVPPRWILEPTDKAFAQGSDARVECKADGFPKPQVTWKRAAGDTPGDYTDLKLSNPDISVEDGTLSINNIQKTNEGYYLCEAVNGIGSGLSAVILISVQAPPQFEIKLRNQTARRGEPAVLQCEAQGEKPIGILWNMNNKRLDTKSDPRYTIREEILANGVLSDLSIKRTERTDSALFTCVATNAFGSDDTSINMIVQEVPEVPYGLKVLDKSGRSVQLSWAAPYDGNSPITRYVIEYKISKGSWETDIDRVLVPGSRQNVAGVFNLRPATTYHLRIVAENEIGTSDPSDTVTIITAEEAPSGPPTSVKVDALDQHTLKVTWKPPPREDWNGEILGYYVGYRQSADKPYMFETVEFSKEDGKEHHLQIMNLKTYTQYGVVVQAFNKVGSGPMSEERRQHTAEGVPEQPPHDTTCTTLTSQTIRVSWMSPPLIAANGVITGYKVIYGPSDTWYDENTKDTKITSSSETILHGLKKYTNYSMQVLAFTSGGDGVKSAPIHCQTEQDAPEAPIAIKALVMSAESILISWRPPSQPNGVISQYTVYTKADNAEEPTSQKVPPNQLTHEASGLDKQRRYEFWVTASTNIGEGEASKIVTLGPSVRVPAKIASFDDKFTATYKEDVKLPCLTVGVPAPEVTWKVRGATLQPSDRLRQLPEGSLFIKEVDRADAGEYSCYVENSFGHDTVTHQLVVHAPPHSPQVTLTATTTNSLTMKLRPHPTDNAPIHGYTIHYKPEFGDWETVQISSTAQKYTLENLWCGSRYQIYVTAYNGIGTGDPSDILNTRTKGSKPIIPEAARFIEVSTNSITLHLSAWSDGGCPMLYFVVEHKKKHQQEWNQVSNNVKPGGNFVVLDLDPASWYYLRVTAHNNAGFAVAEYEFATLTVTGGTIAPPVRNGGNGDNTADVRRYFPWLPSWLDVNVVVPVGATVVVIIVGIVVICVALSRRTRGPEQTRLRGISSADEKYYEGQYDVVYQQTGVGGATLDKRRSDLRDELGYIAPPNRKLPPVPGSNYNTCDRIKRGGTGSVRSHSTWDPRRHMYEELSHYVPNRRCPPPPRMGSAEGLPHRGMEDEICPYATFHLLGFREEMDPSKAMQFQTFPHPGNGHSGTMGPPVGHPTNASAHSRSGSQSMPRQNGRYSRVPSQGGGSGTHNVFSPEYDDPANCAPEEDQYGSQYGSQYGAPYDHYGSRGSVGRRSVGSIRNIPVSGSPEPPPPPPRNHQDQNNSSFNDSKESNEISEAECDRDQLVNRNYGVNARGKDGMTTEEMRKLIERKPNEAPGRQTGSPHGGHGGLLTPYDTVAV
- the LOC105287780 gene encoding Down syndrome cell adhesion molecule-like protein Dscam2 isoform X6, whose product is MRNQVKISELCEAGIRMWREPPGGGCKTPTHVIAMLLLAAFLALTTVVSAEDESMGPVFVKEPPNRIDFSNGTGAVVECQARGNPQPDIIWVRSDGTAVGDVPGLRQVLPNGNLVFPPFRAEDYRQEVHAQVYSCLARSSAGSVHSRDVNVRAVVTQPYNPEILTEYVIRGNSAILKCSIPSYIAEFVTVEAWIREDKEVYLPEDPAVVQDGKYLVLPSGELHIRDVGPEDGYKTYQCRTKHRLTGETRLSATKGRLVITEPIGSKAPAFAGDAKLSLLVRRANMDVSLPCNAQGHPPPVSRWYKFIEGTSRRQPVQLNERVRQVSGTLIIREARVEDSGKYLCIVNNSVGGESVETVLTVTAPLTAEIEPSTQTIDFGRPATFTCTVQGNPIKTISWLKDGKPLGLEDRVLRIESVKKEDKGMYQCFVRNDQESAQATAELKLGGRFEPPQIRQAFAEETLQPGPSMFLNCVASGNPTPEITWELDGKRLSNTERLQVGQYVTVNGDVVSHLNISSIHTNDGGLYKCIAASKVGSAEHSARLNVYGLPFIRHMDKKAIVAGETLRVTCPVAGYPIESIVWERDTRVLPINRKQKVFPNGTLIIENVERMSDQATYTCVARNAQGYSARGTLEVQVMVAPEIMPFDIGDEPANWGDTITVTCTVLKGDHPIQIEWAHNGEPISRDHPDISIVSTSKRVSLLTIDAVTARHAGEYTCTASNVAGGTSYSASLAVNVPPRWILEPTDKAFAQGSDARVECKADGFPKPQVTWKRAAGDTPGDYTDLKLSNPDISVEDGTLSINNIQKTNEGYYLCEAVNGIGSGLSAVILISVQAPPQFEIKLRNQTARRGEPAVLQCEAQGEKPIGILWNMNNKRLDTKSDPRYTIREEILANGVLSDLSIKRTERTDSALFTCVATNAFGSDDTSINMIVQEVPEVPYGLKVLDKSGRSVQLSWAAPYDGNSPITRYVIEYKISKGSWETDIDRVLVPGSRQNVAGVFNLRPATTYHLRIVAENEIGTSDPSDTVTIITAEEAPSGPPTSVKVDALDQHTLKVTWKPPPREDWNGEILGYYVGYRQSADKPYMFETVEFSKEDGKEHHLQIMNLKTYTQYGVVVQAFNKVGSGPMSEERRQHTAEGVPEQPPHDTTCTTLTSQTIRVSWMSPPLIAANGVITGYKVIYGPSDTWYDENTKDTKITSSSETILHGLKKYTNYSMQVLAFTSGGDGVKSAPIHCQTEQDAPEAPIAIKALVMSAESILISWRPPSQPNGVISQYTVYTKADNAEEPTSQKVPPNQLTHEASGLDKQRRYEFWVTASTNIGEGEASKIVTLGPSVRVPAKIASFDDKFTATYKEDVKLPCLTVGVPAPEVTWKVRGATLQPSDRLRQLPEGSLFIKEVDRADAGEYSCYVENSFGHDTVTHQLVVHAPPHSPQVTLTATTTNSLTMKLRPHPTDNAPIHGYTIHYKPEFGDWETVQISSTAQKYTLENLWCGSRYQIYVTAYNGIGTGDPSDILNTRTKGSKPIIPEAARFIEVSTNSITLHLSAWSDGGCPMLYFVVEHKKKHQQEWNQVSNNVKPGGNFVVLDLDPASWYYLRVTAHNNAGFAVAEYEFATLTVTGGTIAPPVRNGGNGDNTADVRRYFPWLPSWLDVNVVVPVGATVVVIIVGIVVICVALSRRTRGPEQTRLRGISSADEKYYEGQYDVVYQQTGVGGATLDKRRSDLRDELGYIAPPNRKLPPVPGSNYNTCDRIKRGGTGSVRSHSTWDPRRHMYEELSHYVPNRRCPPPPRMGSAEGLPHRGMEDEICPYATFHLLGFREEMDPSKAMQFQTFPHPGNGHSGTMGPPVGHPTNASAHSRSGSQSMPRQNGRYSRVPSQGGGSGTHNVFSPEYDDPANCAPEEDQYGSQYGSQYGAPYDHYGSRGSVGRRSVGSIRNIPVSGSPEPPPPPPRNHQDQNNSSFNDSKESNEISEAECDRDQLVNRNYGVNARGKDGMTTEEMRKLIERKPNEAPGRQTGSPHGGHGGLLTPYDTVAV